One segment of Salvelinus alpinus chromosome 1, SLU_Salpinus.1, whole genome shotgun sequence DNA contains the following:
- the LOC139557708 gene encoding guanine nucleotide-binding protein subunit alpha-14-like: protein MGECCMSAEELERNKIHQEIERQLRRDKRESHREIKLLLLGTGESGKSTFIKQMRIIHGTGYSEEDKRGFTKLVYQNIVIAVQKMIQAMKTLRIDFKDHQNISHADKLSRVEADILTNLEPWQVDGIRRLWSDQGMQKCYERRREYQLSDSTKYYLSDLDRIAAPSYLPTLQDILRVRVPTTGIIEYPFDLKTVIFRMVDVGGQRSERRKWIHCFERVTSIIFLVALSEYDQVLYESANVNRLEESKALFTTIVTYPWFQESSIILFLNKTDLLADKILHSNLADYFSAFTGPQRDAESAKMFILNMYKEQHIGRHKSLYNHFTCATDTENIRVVSKAVRDTVFQENLDRFGLGV from the exons ATGGGTGAATGCTGTATGTCGGCTGAagaattggagagaaataagatACATCAGGAGATTGAAAGACAGCTTCGCCGGGACAAGAGAGAATCTCACCGGGAGATAAAGTTGTTGCTTTTAG GGACTGGTGAGAGTGGGAAGAGTACCTTCATCAAACAGATGAGGATCATCCATGGGACGGGCTACTCCGAGGAGGACAAGCGAGGCTTCACCAAGCTGGTGTACCAGAACATCGTCATTGCTGTTCAGAAAATGATCCAAGCCATGAAGACCCTACGGATTGATTTCAAAGATCACCAGAACATT agcCATGCAGACAAGCTGAGCAGGGTGGAGGCAGACATATTGACCAACCTGGAACCATGGCAGGTGGATGGCATCAGAAGACTGTGGAGTGACCAGGGCATGCAGAAGTGCTATGAGCGCAGGAGGGAGTACCAGCTCTCTGACTCTACCAAATA TTACCTGAGTGACCTGGACAGAATTGCTGCGCCCTCATACCTCCCCACTCTGCAGGAtatcctcagggtcagggtcccTACCACTGGCATCATAGAGTACCCCTTTGACCTCAAGACTGTCATCTTCAG GATGGTGGATGTtggaggtcaaaggtcagagaggaggaagtggatcCACTGTTTTGAGAGGGTCACCTCCATCATCTTCCTGGTGGCTCTCAGCGAGTACGACCAGGTCCTCTATGAGAGCGCCAATGTG AATCGATTAGAGGAGAGCAAAGCCTTGTTTACAACCATCGTCACCTATCCCTGGTTCCAGGAGTCCtccatcatcctcttcctcaacAAAACAGACCTCCTAGCAGACAAGATCTTACACTCCAACCTAGCAGACTACTTCTCAGCGTTCACTG gtcCACAGAGAGATGCAGAGTCTGCTAAGATGTTCATCCTGAATATGTACAAAGAGCAGCACATAGGGCGTCACAAATCTCTGTACAACCACTTCACCTGTGCTACCGATACAGAGAACATCAGAGTTGTCTCCAAAGCTGtcagggacacagtcttccaaGAAAATCTGGATCGGTTCGGGTTAGGGGTTTAG